The following proteins come from a genomic window of Paucimonas lemoignei:
- the uxuB/xylB gene encoding D-mannonate oxidoreductase/xylulokinase — MKLNKQNLTQLGEGIALPAYAPSATRQGIAHIGVGGFHRAHQAFYTDALMNQGQGLDWSICGIGLRSEDRAVRDALAGQDFLYTLYELGDTPDTETRIIGSITGMLLAEDDIQAVIDKLASPEIRIVSLTITEGGYCIDDSTGEFMSHLPQIQHDLSHPDAPRTVFGLLCAALNARRAASIPAFTVMSCDNLPHNGAVARKALLAFAAPLDAALHDWIAEHVSFPNAMVDRITPMTSTAHRLKLADEKGIDDAWPVVCEPFVQWVLEDKFVDGRPAWEAVGVQFTDDVTPYEEMKIKLLNGSHLALTYLGALKGYRFVHETMNDPLFVRYIRSYMDLDVTPQLASVPGIDLEGYKDTLIERFSNLAIADQLERVCSDGSSKFPKFTVPTINRLIVDQGNMERAALVVAAWALYLQGEEGENGVPYKIVDPRADFCKALVADDVLITQRLLAVEEIFGAAIPQSAEFVAAFEQNLNSLKQLGVSQTLENLLAKTV; from the coding sequence ATGAAATTGAACAAGCAGAACCTGACCCAGCTGGGAGAGGGCATCGCCCTTCCCGCCTACGCACCCTCGGCGACTCGCCAGGGCATTGCCCATATCGGCGTCGGGGGATTCCACCGTGCGCATCAGGCTTTCTATACCGATGCGCTAATGAACCAGGGCCAAGGGCTGGACTGGAGCATTTGCGGTATCGGCCTGCGCAGCGAAGACCGGGCCGTGCGCGATGCGCTGGCCGGTCAGGATTTTCTCTATACCCTCTATGAGCTCGGCGACACACCCGACACCGAAACCCGGATTATCGGCTCTATCACCGGCATGTTGCTGGCCGAAGACGATATTCAGGCGGTGATCGACAAACTCGCCAGCCCGGAGATCCGCATCGTGTCCCTGACCATCACCGAAGGGGGTTATTGCATCGATGACAGCACCGGCGAGTTCATGAGCCACTTGCCACAGATCCAGCACGACCTTAGCCACCCGGATGCCCCGCGTACCGTATTCGGCCTGTTGTGCGCAGCGCTGAACGCGCGGCGTGCGGCATCGATTCCGGCGTTCACCGTGATGTCCTGCGATAACCTGCCGCACAATGGCGCAGTGGCCCGCAAAGCACTGCTGGCGTTCGCCGCGCCGTTGGATGCGGCACTGCACGACTGGATCGCCGAACATGTCAGCTTCCCCAATGCCATGGTCGACCGAATCACGCCCATGACCAGCACCGCCCACCGCCTGAAACTGGCCGATGAAAAAGGCATCGACGACGCCTGGCCGGTGGTCTGCGAACCGTTTGTGCAATGGGTGCTGGAAGACAAATTCGTCGACGGTCGTCCGGCCTGGGAAGCCGTGGGTGTGCAGTTCACAGACGACGTGACGCCCTACGAAGAAATGAAAATCAAGCTGCTCAACGGTAGCCATCTGGCGCTGACCTACCTGGGTGCACTCAAGGGTTATCGCTTCGTTCACGAGACCATGAATGATCCACTGTTCGTGCGCTATATCCGCAGCTACATGGACCTGGACGTGACCCCGCAACTGGCCTCGGTACCCGGCATTGATCTGGAAGGCTACAAAGACACCCTGATCGAGCGTTTCTCCAATCTGGCCATCGCCGACCAACTGGAACGGGTCTGCTCGGACGGTTCGTCGAAATTCCCCAAATTCACCGTGCCCACCATCAATCGGCTGATCGTCGACCAAGGCAACATGGAGCGCGCAGCACTGGTGGTCGCGGCCTGGGCGCTGTACCTGCAAGGCGAGGAAGGTGAGAACGGCGTGCCTTACAAGATCGTCGACCCGCGTGCCGACTTCTGCAAAGCGCTGGTGGCGGACGATGTGCTGATCACCCAGCGACTACTGGCCGTGGAAGAGATTTTCGGCGCAGCCATCCCGCAGTCGGCCGAGTTTGTCGCGGCCTTCGAACAGAACCTGAACAGCCTCAAGCAGCTGGGCGTCAGCCAGACCCTGGAAAACCTGTTGGCTAAAACCGTCTGA
- the spo0F_2 gene encoding response regulator, producing the protein MSASTILVVEDDAIVRMLIVDVLEELEYAVLEAEDGEAALKVLENADNIIDLMMTDHGLPGISGAQLATRTREIRPDLPILFASGYAENIEVPAGMHSIGKPFSIDQLRDKVKGILG; encoded by the coding sequence ATGTCTGCCAGCACCATTCTCGTGGTCGAAGACGACGCCATCGTACGCATGCTGATCGTCGACGTTCTTGAAGAGCTGGAATATGCCGTGCTGGAAGCCGAGGATGGCGAAGCAGCGCTTAAAGTTCTGGAAAATGCCGACAACATCATCGATTTGATGATGACCGACCATGGCTTGCCGGGCATCAGCGGTGCTCAACTGGCAACCAGGACCCGTGAGATTCGCCCTGATCTGCCGATCCTGTTCGCCAGTGGCTACGCGGAGAACATCGAAGTCCCGGCCGGCATGCACAGCATTGGCAAGCCGTTCTCCATTGATCAACTGCGCGACAAGGTCAAAGGCATTCTTGGATAA
- the malK gene encoding ABC transporter, with the protein MANLSIRNLQKGFDGHQIIKGIDLDVKDREFVVFVGPSGCGKSTLLRLIAGLEDVTSGTIELDGRDITQVTPAKRDLAMVFQTYALYPHMTVGKNLSFALDLAGGDKALIKKKVDEAARILELGPLLERKPKQLSGGQRQRVAIGRAIVRNPKIFLFDEPLSNLDAALRVQTRLELSRLHKELQATMIYVTHDQVEAMTLADKVVVLNGGKVEQVGSPLELYHHPANLFVAGFLGTPKMGFLKGKVSRVDASGCEVELDAGTRITLPFTNAQQSVGDPVTLGIRPEHLNLAKDGDCQMQVIADVSERLGSDTYCHVRTRAGEALTMRIRGDLASQYGDTLNLHLDSAHCHLFDAQGLVIARALPVAA; encoded by the coding sequence ATGGCTAACCTCAGCATCAGAAATCTGCAAAAAGGCTTCGACGGTCACCAGATCATCAAAGGCATCGACCTGGACGTGAAAGACCGTGAGTTCGTGGTCTTCGTCGGCCCGTCGGGATGCGGCAAATCCACCCTGCTGCGGCTGATTGCCGGGCTCGAAGACGTCACCTCCGGGACCATCGAGCTTGATGGCCGGGACATCACCCAGGTCACCCCGGCCAAACGCGACCTGGCGATGGTGTTCCAGACGTATGCCCTGTACCCGCACATGACCGTTGGCAAGAACCTGTCATTCGCCCTGGACCTGGCGGGGGGCGACAAGGCGCTGATCAAAAAGAAAGTCGACGAGGCCGCACGTATTCTGGAACTTGGCCCGCTGCTGGAGCGCAAACCCAAGCAGCTCTCCGGCGGGCAGCGTCAGCGGGTCGCCATCGGCCGCGCCATTGTGCGCAACCCGAAGATATTCCTGTTCGATGAGCCGTTGTCCAACCTCGACGCGGCCTTGCGGGTGCAGACCCGCCTTGAGCTGTCGCGCCTGCACAAAGAACTGCAGGCCACCATGATCTACGTGACCCACGACCAGGTCGAAGCCATGACCCTGGCCGACAAGGTCGTGGTGCTCAATGGCGGCAAAGTCGAGCAGGTCGGCTCGCCGCTGGAGCTGTATCACCATCCGGCCAACCTGTTTGTCGCAGGCTTTCTCGGCACGCCAAAGATGGGCTTCCTCAAGGGTAAGGTCAGCCGGGTGGACGCCAGCGGCTGCGAAGTCGAACTGGACGCGGGCACCCGCATCACCCTGCCATTTACCAATGCACAGCAGAGCGTTGGCGATCCGGTCACCTTAGGGATTCGCCCGGAACACCTGAACCTGGCCAAAGATGGCGACTGCCAGATGCAGGTGATTGCCGACGTCAGCGAACGCCTGGGCAGCGACACCTATTGCCACGTGCGCACCCGTGCAGGCGAAGCGTTGACCATGCGGATCCGGGGTGATCTGGCCAGCCAGTATGGCGACACCCTCAACCTGCACCTGGACAGTGCCCATTGCCACCTGTTCGACGCCCAGGGCCTGGTGATTGCCAGAGCCCTGCCGGTCGCCGCTTAA
- the xylB gene encoding xylulokinase has product MFLGIDCGTQGTKAIVLDAHTGQVLGMGSAPHSMISAANGRREQDVQQWLTAFEQATQQALLLAGVSGDQILGIGVSGQQHGLVLLDAQGQVLRPAKLWCDTESTPQNDRLLAYLGGETGSLQRLGIVIAPGYTVSKLLWTQEQHPELFERIDKILLPHDYLNYWLTGRAASEYGDASGTGYFDVRTRQWDLEILQHIDPSGRLCRALPQLLAADEPVGKLLPDIARRLGINPQACVSSGGGDNMMGAIGTGNIHPGAITMSLGSSGTVYAFTEQPQVSEHASVATFCSSSGGWLPLICTMNLTNATGAVRELFDLEIDAFNLAVDQAPIGAQGVSMLPFLNGERVPALPHATGSILGLDATNLTQANLCRAVVEGTTFGLRYGLDLLRDSGIQSAHIRLIGGGAKSPVWRQIVADIMNTPVICTEHAEAAALGAAIQAAWCHSSAGEEPETLANLCARCVALDVSSETRPIAQNVTAYQEAYARYRSQLQLIQASGPI; this is encoded by the coding sequence ATGTTTCTCGGGATTGATTGCGGCACCCAGGGCACCAAGGCCATTGTGCTCGACGCCCATACCGGACAAGTGCTCGGTATGGGCTCAGCGCCCCACAGCATGATCAGCGCTGCCAATGGCCGCCGCGAGCAGGACGTTCAGCAGTGGCTGACGGCGTTTGAACAGGCCACGCAACAGGCGCTGCTACTGGCGGGCGTGTCTGGCGATCAGATCCTCGGCATTGGGGTTTCCGGACAGCAACACGGGCTGGTGCTGCTCGACGCCCAAGGCCAGGTGCTGCGCCCGGCCAAACTCTGGTGCGACACGGAGTCGACGCCGCAGAATGACCGGCTGCTGGCGTATCTGGGCGGTGAAACGGGCTCGTTGCAACGTTTGGGCATCGTCATCGCCCCCGGCTACACCGTGTCCAAGCTGCTGTGGACTCAGGAGCAGCACCCGGAGCTGTTCGAGCGCATCGATAAAATCCTGCTGCCCCATGACTACCTCAATTACTGGCTGACCGGCCGCGCCGCAAGCGAATACGGTGATGCGTCCGGCACCGGCTATTTCGATGTGCGCACGCGCCAGTGGGACCTGGAGATACTCCAGCACATCGACCCCAGCGGGCGTCTGTGTCGAGCGCTGCCACAGTTGCTGGCTGCTGACGAACCTGTGGGCAAGCTGCTGCCAGACATCGCCCGGCGCCTGGGCATCAACCCGCAAGCGTGTGTATCCAGCGGCGGCGGTGACAACATGATGGGCGCCATCGGCACCGGCAATATTCACCCGGGGGCGATTACCATGAGCCTCGGCTCGTCCGGCACCGTGTATGCCTTTACGGAGCAGCCGCAGGTCAGCGAGCACGCATCAGTGGCCACATTCTGCTCGTCCTCCGGCGGCTGGCTACCTTTGATCTGCACCATGAACCTGACCAACGCCACCGGTGCAGTGCGCGAGCTATTCGATCTGGAAATCGACGCTTTCAACCTCGCGGTTGATCAAGCGCCGATTGGTGCGCAGGGTGTTTCGATGCTGCCTTTTCTCAATGGTGAACGAGTGCCAGCCCTGCCCCATGCCACCGGCAGCATTCTGGGGCTCGACGCGACCAACCTGACCCAGGCCAACCTGTGCCGTGCGGTGGTGGAAGGCACGACGTTTGGCCTGCGCTACGGACTGGATCTGCTGAGGGACAGCGGTATCCAGAGCGCTCATATTCGGCTCATCGGTGGTGGGGCCAAAAGCCCGGTCTGGCGGCAGATCGTCGCGGACATCATGAATACTCCGGTGATCTGCACCGAGCATGCCGAAGCAGCAGCGCTGGGCGCGGCGATACAAGCGGCGTGGTGTCATTCAAGCGCAGGGGAAGAACCTGAAACACTGGCCAACCTCTGCGCGCGCTGCGTGGCCCTGGATGTGAGCAGTGAGACACGCCCGATTGCGCAGAACGTCACCGCCTATCAAGAGGCCTATGCGCGTTACCGTAGCCAGCTGCAGCTTATCCAGGCCTCTGGCCCCATCTAA
- a CDS encoding precorrin 6A synthase, with amino-acid sequence MKTILLIGIGSGNPEQITVQAINALNRAKVLFILDKGYADDSLLRLRKEICERYIQGDDYRLLQVSDSPREDDPRSYERGILRWHQQRAALFDRLISEEVGPGQTAAFLIWGDPSLYDSTLRILELIISNGTQAFDYEVIPGISSMQALAAQHRIALNRVGEPVLITTGRQLASYPQQGPENAVVMLDAHCTFERFLNGGLHIYWGAYLGTPDEILISGPLDEVCEQIKMVRAQARLEKGWIMDTYLLRKLE; translated from the coding sequence ATGAAAACCATCCTCCTCATCGGCATCGGCTCGGGCAATCCCGAGCAGATCACCGTTCAGGCCATCAACGCCCTGAACCGCGCCAAGGTGCTGTTCATCCTCGACAAGGGCTACGCCGATGACAGCCTGTTGCGGCTCAGAAAGGAGATCTGCGAGCGCTACATCCAGGGCGATGATTACCGCTTGTTGCAAGTGAGCGACTCGCCTCGCGAGGATGATCCGCGGTCCTACGAGCGCGGCATTCTGCGCTGGCACCAACAGCGCGCTGCGCTCTTCGATCGGTTGATAAGCGAAGAGGTGGGGCCAGGGCAAACCGCTGCATTCTTGATATGGGGCGACCCATCGCTCTACGACAGCACCCTGCGCATACTTGAATTAATTATTAGCAATGGAACGCAAGCATTTGATTATGAAGTGATTCCTGGTATCAGCAGCATGCAGGCGTTGGCAGCGCAGCATCGTATTGCGCTCAACCGTGTCGGCGAACCTGTCCTTATCACGACGGGTCGCCAATTGGCTTCGTATCCGCAACAAGGCCCTGAAAATGCAGTGGTCATGCTCGACGCTCACTGCACTTTCGAGCGATTTCTCAACGGCGGGCTGCACATTTACTGGGGGGCGTATCTGGGTACGCCCGACGAGATCCTGATCAGCGGTCCGCTGGATGAGGTGTGTGAGCAGATCAAAATGGTCAGGGCGCAGGCGAGGCTGGAGAAGGGCTGGATCATGGATACGTATCTGTTACGCAAGTTGGAATAA
- the ugpA_2 gene encoding ABC transporter permease, whose amino-acid sequence MTTSTPTPYAATPGEKPLAKGSVTKPGWFLVSPSVLLLLVWMIVPLGMTIYFSLIRYNLLNPGENEFVGLENFQYFVTDSGFIPGATNTLLLVGSVLLISVVLGVLISALLEASEFLGRGIVRVLLISPFFIMPTVSALIWKNLIFHPVSGILASVWKLFGAQPIDWLANYPLLSIIIIVSWQWLPFAILILMTAMQSLDQEQKEAARLDGAGPIAIFWHLTLPHLARPIAVVVMIETIFLLSVFAEIFTTTNGGPGFASTNLAYLIYNQALLQFDVGMASAGGLIAVVIANIAAIILIRMIGKNLTDKS is encoded by the coding sequence ATGACAACCTCTACGCCCACTCCCTACGCTGCGACGCCAGGCGAAAAGCCGCTGGCCAAAGGCAGTGTGACCAAACCCGGCTGGTTTCTGGTCAGCCCTTCGGTGCTGCTGTTGCTGGTGTGGATGATCGTGCCGCTGGGCATGACCATCTATTTCTCGCTGATCCGCTACAACCTGCTGAACCCCGGCGAGAACGAATTCGTCGGCCTGGAAAACTTCCAGTATTTCGTCACCGACAGCGGGTTTATTCCCGGCGCTACCAACACCTTGCTGTTGGTCGGCAGCGTGCTGCTGATCAGTGTGGTGTTGGGCGTGTTGATTTCCGCCCTGCTGGAAGCCAGCGAGTTTCTCGGACGCGGCATTGTGCGGGTGCTGTTGATTTCGCCGTTTTTCATTATGCCCACGGTCAGCGCGCTGATCTGGAAGAACCTGATTTTCCATCCGGTGTCCGGGATTCTGGCCTCGGTGTGGAAGCTGTTTGGCGCTCAGCCCATCGACTGGCTGGCGAATTACCCTCTGCTGTCGATCATCATCATTGTCTCGTGGCAGTGGCTGCCGTTCGCCATTCTGATCCTGATGACCGCCATGCAATCGCTGGATCAGGAACAGAAGGAAGCCGCCCGCCTGGACGGTGCAGGCCCTATCGCGATCTTCTGGCACCTGACTCTGCCCCATCTGGCCCGGCCGATTGCGGTGGTGGTGATGATCGAAACCATCTTCCTGCTCTCGGTGTTCGCGGAAATCTTCACCACCACCAACGGGGGGCCCGGCTTCGCCTCAACCAACCTGGCCTACCTGATCTACAACCAGGCCCTGCTGCAATTCGACGTGGGCATGGCGTCCGCTGGCGGCTTGATTGCCGTGGTCATCGCCAACATTGCTGCAATCATCCTGATCCGGATGATCGGCAAAAACCTCACCGACAAGTCCTGA
- a CDS encoding glycosyltransferase codes for MTAAHISAQTRVLIIGYVWPEPRSSAASGHMMQLIHCMLEQGWRITFASPATEGEHKADLAVLGIDEVRIELNNSSFDEFVGELQPDIVLFDQFMIEEQFGWRVEKHCPTAVRILETSDLQSLRNTRHAQLKRFINESTQLDDLNSFLGSSECSIVSEMAVTDLAQREVAALFRSDLNLMTSDVEMQLLSEQFAVPQALLHWCPLMVEGSGGDYRPFAERANFLSIGNFRHAPNWDAVLWMKNAIWPLIRQQLPKAQLHIYGAYTPPKATALHNAAQGFHVMNWAEDALQVMSQARICLAPLRFGAGIKGKLVDAMLCGTPSVTTPIGAEAMSGNLPWPGLVASSAQDIADAAVRLYQDQALWHQAQQAGTALLLARYQHTQHCASLIQRIEQLRQDLPAHRTANFIGAMLRHHHHKSTQYMAQWIEAKNRN; via the coding sequence GTGACCGCGGCACACATCAGCGCGCAAACCCGGGTTCTGATCATCGGTTACGTCTGGCCAGAGCCCAGGTCGTCAGCGGCCAGCGGGCACATGATGCAGCTGATTCACTGCATGCTTGAGCAAGGCTGGCGCATCACCTTTGCCAGCCCTGCCACTGAAGGTGAGCACAAGGCTGACTTGGCGGTATTGGGCATCGATGAAGTTCGCATCGAGCTGAACAACAGCAGTTTTGACGAATTTGTCGGTGAACTTCAGCCCGATATCGTGCTGTTCGATCAGTTCATGATTGAGGAGCAGTTTGGCTGGCGAGTCGAGAAGCATTGCCCAACGGCTGTGCGTATTCTGGAAACCTCCGACTTGCAAAGCCTGCGCAATACGCGCCACGCTCAGCTAAAGCGTTTTATAAACGAAAGCACTCAACTTGATGATTTAAATAGCTTTCTTGGATCATCAGAGTGCTCGATAGTGTCAGAAATGGCAGTCACCGACCTGGCTCAGCGCGAAGTGGCGGCGCTGTTTCGTTCCGACCTCAACCTGATGACCTCCGATGTGGAGATGCAGCTGCTCAGCGAACAGTTCGCGGTGCCGCAGGCGTTGCTGCATTGGTGCCCACTGATGGTCGAAGGCAGCGGGGGTGACTATCGACCCTTCGCCGAGCGGGCGAATTTCCTCAGCATTGGCAACTTCCGTCACGCACCCAACTGGGATGCGGTGCTGTGGATGAAGAACGCGATCTGGCCCTTGATCCGCCAACAGCTGCCCAAGGCACAGTTGCACATTTATGGGGCCTACACCCCGCCCAAGGCTACGGCACTGCACAACGCTGCCCAGGGTTTTCATGTCATGAACTGGGCCGAAGATGCGCTGCAGGTCATGTCCCAGGCGCGCATTTGCCTGGCGCCCCTGCGTTTCGGCGCGGGCATCAAGGGCAAGCTTGTGGATGCCATGCTCTGCGGGACGCCATCGGTCACGACACCCATAGGGGCTGAGGCCATGAGTGGCAACCTCCCTTGGCCAGGGCTGGTAGCAAGCAGCGCTCAGGACATCGCCGATGCCGCCGTGCGCCTGTATCAGGATCAAGCGCTGTGGCACCAGGCGCAACAGGCGGGAACGGCGCTGCTGCTAGCTCGCTATCAACACACGCAGCATTGCGCGAGCCTCATCCAGCGTATCGAGCAGCTGCGCCAGGACTTGCCTGCCCACCGCACCGCCAACTTCATCGGCGCCATGCTGCGACACCATCACCACAAAAGCACCCAGTACATGGCGCAGTGGATCGAGGCGAAGAATCGAAACTAG
- the ycjP_2 gene encoding binding-protein dependent transport system inner membrane protein has protein sequence MMTLKQSRRLQSVLLGTLCWVIAALIFFPIFWMVLTSFKTEIDAFATPPQFIFTPTLENYLHIQERSDYFHFAWNSLVISFSATILCMLIAVPAAYSMAFFETKRTKSTLLWMLSTKMLPPVGVLMPIYLLAKTFGLLDTRIALIVIYTLINLPIVVWMIYTYFKDIPGEILEASRLDGASTRQEIFKVLIPICKGGLASTALLSLILCWNEAFWSLNLTSSNAAPLTALIASYSSPEGLFWAKLSAVSTLACAPILIFGWISQKQLVRGLSFGAVK, from the coding sequence ATGATGACGCTCAAACAATCCCGTCGCCTGCAAAGCGTGCTGCTCGGCACCCTGTGCTGGGTGATCGCGGCGCTGATCTTCTTCCCGATCTTCTGGATGGTACTGACCAGCTTCAAGACCGAGATCGACGCCTTCGCCACCCCGCCGCAGTTCATCTTCACGCCGACACTGGAAAACTACCTGCACATTCAGGAGCGCAGTGATTACTTCCACTTCGCCTGGAACTCGCTGGTGATTTCTTTCAGCGCCACGATCCTGTGCATGCTGATTGCCGTGCCTGCTGCCTACTCCATGGCGTTTTTCGAGACCAAGCGCACCAAGAGCACCCTGCTGTGGATGCTCTCGACCAAGATGCTGCCGCCGGTGGGCGTGTTGATGCCGATCTACCTGCTGGCCAAGACCTTTGGCCTGCTGGACACCCGTATCGCGCTGATCGTGATCTACACCCTGATCAACCTGCCGATCGTGGTATGGATGATTTACACCTATTTCAAAGACATCCCCGGAGAAATCCTCGAGGCATCACGGCTCGATGGTGCCAGCACTCGTCAGGAAATCTTCAAGGTGCTGATCCCGATCTGCAAAGGCGGCCTGGCGTCCACGGCGCTGCTGTCGCTGATCCTGTGCTGGAACGAAGCGTTCTGGTCGCTGAACCTGACGTCCTCCAATGCCGCGCCGCTGACCGCCCTGATCGCCTCCTACTCCAGCCCCGAAGGGTTGTTCTGGGCCAAGCTCTCGGCCGTATCGACCCTGGCCTGCGCCCCGATCCTGATCTTTGGCTGGATCAGCCAGAAACAACTGGTGCGCGGCCTGTCTTTCGGGGCGGTCAAGTGA
- a CDS encoding mannitol ABC transporter substrate-binding protein translates to MKTTAKVLLASTCLTLCATASAGDVTIATVNNSDMIRMQRLSKTFEAQHPDIKLKWVVLEENVLRQRLTTDIATKGGQFDVLTIGMYEASLWGAKGWLQEMKDLPASYALDDVFPSVRDGLSVDGKLFALPFYAESSITYYRTDLFKAAGLTMPERPTWTQIAEFADKLTDKSKEQYGICLRGKAGWGENMALISTVANSFGGRWFDEQWKPQFDQPEWKDALNFYVNTMKKSGPPGASSNGFNENLALFNSGKCAIWVDASVAGSFVTDKSQSKVADSVGFTYAPHEVTDKGSAWLYSWALAIPTSAKNQTDAKAFTEWATSQDYAKLVAQTDGVSNVPPGTRASTYTDEYKKAAPFANITLESLKAVTPKTPTLKPVPYVGIQLVTIPEFQAIGTSVGQQFSAALVGTATVDAALKNAQTATERDMKRAGYPKKQ, encoded by the coding sequence ATGAAGACCACTGCAAAAGTTCTGCTCGCCAGTACCTGTCTGACGCTCTGCGCCACCGCCTCCGCGGGCGACGTCACCATCGCCACAGTCAACAACAGCGACATGATCCGCATGCAGCGGCTGTCGAAAACCTTCGAAGCACAACATCCCGATATCAAACTCAAGTGGGTCGTTCTGGAAGAAAACGTCCTGCGCCAACGCCTCACCACGGACATCGCCACCAAAGGCGGGCAATTCGATGTGCTGACCATTGGCATGTACGAAGCCTCACTGTGGGGTGCCAAGGGTTGGCTGCAAGAGATGAAAGACCTGCCAGCCAGTTACGCGCTGGACGATGTGTTCCCGTCGGTGCGTGACGGTCTGTCGGTAGACGGCAAGCTGTTCGCGCTGCCGTTCTACGCCGAAAGCTCGATCACCTACTACCGCACCGACCTGTTCAAGGCCGCTGGCCTGACCATGCCGGAGCGTCCGACCTGGACCCAGATCGCCGAGTTCGCCGACAAACTCACCGACAAGTCCAAAGAGCAGTACGGCATCTGCCTGCGGGGCAAGGCAGGCTGGGGGGAGAACATGGCGCTGATCAGCACCGTGGCCAACTCCTTCGGCGGGCGCTGGTTCGACGAGCAGTGGAAACCCCAGTTCGATCAACCCGAGTGGAAAGACGCGCTGAACTTCTACGTCAACACCATGAAGAAATCAGGCCCGCCGGGTGCTTCCAGCAATGGCTTCAACGAAAACCTGGCGCTGTTCAACAGTGGCAAGTGCGCGATCTGGGTGGATGCCAGCGTGGCAGGTTCGTTCGTCACCGATAAATCCCAGAGCAAAGTGGCCGACAGCGTGGGCTTCACCTATGCACCGCACGAAGTGACCGACAAGGGCTCGGCATGGCTCTACTCCTGGGCATTGGCAATTCCGACCAGCGCGAAAAACCAGACCGACGCCAAAGCCTTCACCGAATGGGCCACGTCCCAGGATTACGCGAAGCTGGTCGCGCAGACAGATGGCGTCTCCAACGTACCGCCAGGGACCCGCGCTTCGACCTATACCGATGAATACAAGAAGGCAGCGCCATTTGCCAACATCACCCTGGAATCCCTGAAAGCCGTTACGCCTAAAACCCCAACCCTCAAGCCTGTGCCTTACGTGGGCATCCAGTTGGTGACCATCCCTGAGTTCCAGGCCATCGGCACCTCGGTTGGCCAGCAGTTCTCGGCGGCCCTGGTGGGTACAGCCACGGTGGACGCGGCCTTGAAAAATGCGCAGACCGCCACCGAGCGCGACATGAAACGCGCGGGTTATCCGAAGAAGCAGTAG
- the btr_2 gene encoding AraC family transcriptional regulator, with protein MTKTTRVTDPSYELMDDHNGLSIIYREHGFPCPLVRWHFHKEYELHLIVASSGKVFVGDYIGNFYPGTLFLTGPNLPHNWISQIDEGEVVPKRDMLVNFTDELLDSGNQVFAELKTLTPLLERAQYGIEFRCKRTIRQAMKLMQKIADSKGISRLGHFFILLELLAVSDDYQLLSAKDSAQVADEHSVDRTNRAVDYIFAHYARELPLEEVADYLGMKPTYFSRVFKQATGRCFVEFVNRLRISKSCELLADGDKPVTDVCFESGFNNISNFNRRFQQLKGMTPSHYRRLAVQRLTEQNLY; from the coding sequence ATGACAAAAACAACAAGGGTCACAGACCCCTCGTATGAACTGATGGACGACCACAATGGCTTGTCCATCATCTACCGCGAACACGGCTTCCCCTGCCCGCTGGTGCGTTGGCATTTTCACAAGGAATACGAACTGCACTTGATCGTAGCCAGTTCAGGCAAGGTATTTGTGGGCGACTACATTGGCAACTTCTACCCGGGAACGCTGTTCCTCACCGGGCCGAACCTGCCGCACAACTGGATCAGCCAGATCGACGAAGGCGAAGTGGTGCCCAAGCGGGACATGCTGGTCAACTTCACGGACGAGCTGCTGGACAGCGGCAATCAAGTGTTCGCCGAACTCAAGACCCTGACCCCGCTGCTTGAGCGGGCCCAGTACGGCATCGAATTCCGCTGCAAACGCACGATCCGCCAGGCCATGAAACTGATGCAGAAAATAGCTGACTCCAAAGGCATCAGCCGCCTCGGGCACTTCTTCATCCTGCTCGAACTGCTGGCCGTAAGTGACGATTATCAGCTGCTGTCAGCCAAGGACTCCGCGCAAGTGGCTGACGAACACAGCGTTGACCGGACCAACCGCGCCGTGGACTACATTTTCGCCCACTACGCTCGGGAGCTGCCCCTGGAGGAAGTGGCAGATTACCTGGGCATGAAGCCGACTTATTTCTCCCGGGTGTTCAAGCAGGCCACCGGGCGCTGCTTTGTGGAGTTCGTCAATCGGCTGCGGATCAGCAAATCCTGCGAACTGCTGGCCGACGGTGACAAGCCGGTGACGGATGTCTGTTTCGAGTCGGGCTTCAATAATATTTCCAACTTCAACCGGCGCTTTCAGCAACTCAAGGGCATGACCCCCTCCCACTACCGGCGCCTCGCCGTTCAGCGCCTGACCGAACAGAACCTGTACTGA